Proteins from one Cryptomeria japonica chromosome 4, Sugi_1.0, whole genome shotgun sequence genomic window:
- the LOC131875079 gene encoding chitinase 1-like has product MESRGMRVRVRVRVRVASIALVVALLWSGASASAGGITIYWGQITDEASLAQTCASGNFEIVIVSYLLINGTINSETPELNLADHPTNSLNVDIKSCQSSGVKVFLSLDGAVANADHAQYLSSYLWDNFLGGNSGSGPVGDAIVDGIDFGIYEATTQHWDDLALAISNLSTSSKKVYLSAAPQCPYPDAWLGTALKTGLFDYVWIQFFNNIQCEYVTDATDLLSSWNEWTNSNSVHTVQTRGFYLGLAAVPGFTGTGGYIEPDKLISEVLPQIKASSKYGGVTLWTKYWDEQTNYSSSIKPYVNISDAPAADIGIYWGQNTEEASLGETCASGNFKIVVVSYLLINGTINAETPELNLAGHPTNSLSADIKSCQSSGGLASYLWENFLEGNSGSGPVGDAVLDGIDFGDYEASTEHWDDLVTAISNLSTSSNKVYLSAAPQCPYPDRWLGKALQTGLFDYVWIQFFNNPTCEYAENETSKLVSSWNEWTDSVQTLQTRGFFLGLPAAPGYVYSGGYIEPNILTSDVLPQIKPSSKYGGVMLWTKYWDEKTNYSSSIKPDIVMKPSPVDVPTLASV; this is encoded by the exons ATGGAGAGTCGTGGaatgagagtgagagtgagagtgagagtgagagtggCTTCAATTGCCTTGGTGGTTGCTCTGCTCTGGAGCGGGGCATCTGCGTCTGCGGGAGGCATAACAATATATTGGGGCCAGATTACTGACGAAGCTTCCCTTGCGCAAACATGCGCAAGTGGCAACTTCGAAATTGTCATTGTCTCGTACTTACTCATCAATGGTACTATCAACTCAGAAACCCCGGAGCTGAACCTGGCGGACCACCCAACGAATTCTTTGAACGTCGATATTAAATCCTGTCAGTCCAGCGGCGTAAAGGTGTTTCTGTCCCTCGATGGAGCCGTCGCAAACGCAGACCATGCGCAGTACCTGTCTAGCTATCTGTGGGACAACTTTCTTGGAGGGAATTCGGGCTCCGGGCCTGTAGGAGACGCCATTGTGGACGGCATTGACTTTGGAATCTACGAAGCCACCACACAGCACTGGGATGATCTGGCCTTGGCCATCTCCAATCTTAGCACCTCCTCAAAGAAGGTCTATCTCAGCGCTGCTCCGCAGTGCCCCTATCCAGACGCTTGGCTTGGAACGGCCTTGAAGACGGGGCTGTTCGACTATGTGTGGATCcaattcttcaacaacattcagtGTGAGTATGTCACTGATGCTACCGATCTGTTGAGTTCATGGAACGAGTGGACCAATTCCAATTCTGTACACACTGTTCAAACACGGGGCTTCTACCTCGGCCTTGCGGCTGTGCCTGGTTTTACTGGTACCGGCGGCTATATTGAGCCAGACAAGCTCATCTCCGAAGTGCTTCCTCAGATCAAGGCCTCTTCAAAATATGGAGGAGTCACGCTGTGGACCAAGTATTGGGACGAGCAAACCAATTATAGCTCGTCCATTAAACCGTACGTAAATATAAGCGACGCACCTGCTGCAGACATAGGCATATATTGGGGTCAGAATACCGAGGAAGCTTCTCTTGGGGAAACCTGCGCAAGCGGCAACTTCAAAATTGTTGTTGTCTCGTATTTGCTCATCAATGGCACTATCAATGCTGAGACCCCGGAGCTGAACCTGGCAGGTCACCCAACGAATTCGCTGAGCGCCGATATTAAATCCTGCCAGTCCAGCGGC GGCCTGGCTAGCTATCTGTGGGAAAACTTTCTCGAAGGGAATTCGGGGTCTGGGCCTGTTGGAGACGCCGTTCTGGACGGCATTGACTTTGGCGACTACGAAGCATCTACGGAGCACTGGGACGATCTGGTCACGGCCATTTCCAATCTTAGCACCTCCTCCAACAAGGTCTATCTCAGTGCTGCCCCGCAGTGCCCCTATCCCGACCGTTGGCTTGGTAAGGCCTTGCAGACAGGCCTGTTTGACTACGTATGGATCCAGTTCTTTAACAACCCTACCTGTGAGTATGCAGAAAATGAGACTTCCAAGCTGGTGAGCTCGTGGAACGAGTGGACCGATTCTGTTCAAACTCTTCAAACACGGGGCTTCTTCCTCGGCCTTCCGGCTGCGCCTGGCTATGTTTACAGCGGTGGGTATATTGAGCCAAACATACTCACCTCCGACGTGCTTCCTCAGATCAAGCCCTCTTCAAAATATGGAGGAGTCATGCTGTGGACCAAGTATTGGGACGAGAAAACCAATTATAGTTCATCTATTAAACCTGACATAGTAATGAAGCCATC